The Coffea arabica cultivar ET-39 chromosome 4e, Coffea Arabica ET-39 HiFi, whole genome shotgun sequence genome includes a window with the following:
- the LOC113742442 gene encoding uncharacterized protein isoform X1 has translation MNYSRVQNFRKNQKQHISTKAAAMLQNQMIRRSSSSDLSEICSIGSGSSLESLASLASDSGNSFSSGTPPSALKSSDHPPKIPFQKQKAALGNKKMGKPGFLSLLADKEVRPFQNKHIILSYRLQHYERPSGVSLPIETKTTSEKSGDEIPEASNPDDKPLKNPTSKNGQGPIQFGTSQGLKFRHESPCVFALRSWEQSSAPPQSVFSDYDLFSRPESAPSSEIKGHAIINPEGNACFRPLTFCTVHKSAGVLRLKDIQDSECYSRLEVKIPVHKVTHWFNDCILKFPPIHTTLIVFKPPSKDQKAMEDFSSVAPPPPPPPPPLKANPNASWTKNAKLQVNFLRYCMECCKVLVPKSNVYLYRGDAWFCSEECRQSSAIKDLELEAIQELALMLQRAKIKQANRAKAVKESEVASGKDKNKGKGKGIFFIG, from the exons ATGAATTATTCAAGAGTTCAAAACTTCCGGAAGAACCAAAAGCAGCATATTTCTACTAAAGCAGCTGCTATGCTGCAGAACCAGATGATTCGGAGGAGCTCATCTTCTGATCTGTCAGAAATTTGCTCAATTGGTTCTGGAAGTTCACTGGAGTCTCTGGCCTCCTTGGCCAGTGATTCAGGCAACAGCTTTTCCTCTGGTACACCTCCATCTGCTCTGAAGTCTTCTGATCATCCACCAAAAATTCCATTTCAGAAGCAGAAAGCTGCACTAGGAAATAAGAAGATGGGAAAACCAGGCTTCCTGAGTTTACTAGCTGACAAGGAGGTCCGACCATTCCAGAACAAGCATATTATTCTCAGCTACCGGCTTCAACATTATGAGAGACCGTCAGGTGTTTCCTTACCCATCGAAACGAAAACAACTTCTGAGAAAAGTGGTGATGAAATCCCTGAAGCATCAAATCCTGATgataaacccttgaaaaacccTACATCCAAAAATGGTCAGGGCCCAATCCAGTTTGGTACCAGCCAAGGCTTAAAATTTCGTCATGAATCCCCTTGTGTGTTTGCACTCAGAAGCTGGGAACAGTCATCAGCACCACCACAAAGTGTCTTTTCCGATTATGATCTGTTTTCCAGACCAGAATCTGCGCCTAGTTCTGAAATAAAAGGCCATGCTATCATAAACCCTGAGGGCAATGCATGTTTTCGCCCACTAACATTTTGCACTGTTCATAAATCTGCAGGTGTGCTAAGGCTAAAAGACATCCAGGATTCAGAATGCTATAGTCGACTGGAAGTTAAAATTCCAGTCCATAAAGTAACTCACTGGTTTAATGACTGCATCCTTAAATTTCCACCAATTCATACTACGTTGATTGTTTTCAAGCCGCCGAGCAAAGACCAAAAGGCTATGGAGGACTTTAGTTCTGttgctcctcctcctcctccaccacctccaccactgAAAGCTAATCCAAATGCGTCCTGGACCAAAAATGCAAAACTTCAGGTGAACTTCTTAAGGTATTGCATGGAATGCTGCAAAGTACTTGTGCCCAAGAGTAATGTCTACTTGTACAG GGGCGATGCATGGTTTTGCAGCGAAGAATGCCGCCAGTCGAGCGCCATAAAAGACTTGGAATTAGAAGCAATTCAGGAGCTGGCCCTGATGCTTCAAAGGGCTAAGATTAAGCAGGCTAACAGGGCCAAAGCAGTAAAAGAAAGTGAAGTCGCTTCAGGCAAGGACAAGAACAAGGGCAAGGGGAAAGGCATCTTTTTCATCGGATGA
- the LOC113742442 gene encoding uncharacterized protein isoform X3: MNYSRVQNFRKNQKQHISTKAAAMLQNQMIRRSSSSDLSEICSIGSGSSLESLASLASDSGNSFSSGTPPSALKSSDHPPKIPFQKQKAALGNKKMGKPGFLSLLADKEVRPFQNKHIILSYRLQHYERPSGVSLPIETKTTSEKSGDEIPEASNPDDKPLKNPTSKNGQGPIQFGTSQGLKFRHESPCVFALRSWEQSSAPPQSVFSDYDLFSRPESAPSSEIKGHAIINPEGNACFRPLTFCTVHKSAGVLRLKDIQDSECYSRLEVKIPVHKVTHWFNDCILKFPPIHTTLIVFKPPSKDQKAMEDFSSVAPPPPPPPPPLKANPNASWTKNAKLQGRCMVLQRRMPPVERHKRLGIRSNSGAGPDASKG, from the exons ATGAATTATTCAAGAGTTCAAAACTTCCGGAAGAACCAAAAGCAGCATATTTCTACTAAAGCAGCTGCTATGCTGCAGAACCAGATGATTCGGAGGAGCTCATCTTCTGATCTGTCAGAAATTTGCTCAATTGGTTCTGGAAGTTCACTGGAGTCTCTGGCCTCCTTGGCCAGTGATTCAGGCAACAGCTTTTCCTCTGGTACACCTCCATCTGCTCTGAAGTCTTCTGATCATCCACCAAAAATTCCATTTCAGAAGCAGAAAGCTGCACTAGGAAATAAGAAGATGGGAAAACCAGGCTTCCTGAGTTTACTAGCTGACAAGGAGGTCCGACCATTCCAGAACAAGCATATTATTCTCAGCTACCGGCTTCAACATTATGAGAGACCGTCAGGTGTTTCCTTACCCATCGAAACGAAAACAACTTCTGAGAAAAGTGGTGATGAAATCCCTGAAGCATCAAATCCTGATgataaacccttgaaaaacccTACATCCAAAAATGGTCAGGGCCCAATCCAGTTTGGTACCAGCCAAGGCTTAAAATTTCGTCATGAATCCCCTTGTGTGTTTGCACTCAGAAGCTGGGAACAGTCATCAGCACCACCACAAAGTGTCTTTTCCGATTATGATCTGTTTTCCAGACCAGAATCTGCGCCTAGTTCTGAAATAAAAGGCCATGCTATCATAAACCCTGAGGGCAATGCATGTTTTCGCCCACTAACATTTTGCACTGTTCATAAATCTGCAGGTGTGCTAAGGCTAAAAGACATCCAGGATTCAGAATGCTATAGTCGACTGGAAGTTAAAATTCCAGTCCATAAAGTAACTCACTGGTTTAATGACTGCATCCTTAAATTTCCACCAATTCATACTACGTTGATTGTTTTCAAGCCGCCGAGCAAAGACCAAAAGGCTATGGAGGACTTTAGTTCTGttgctcctcctcctcctccaccacctccaccactgAAAGCTAATCCAAATGCGTCCTGGACCAAAAATGCAAAACTTCAG GGGCGATGCATGGTTTTGCAGCGAAGAATGCCGCCAGTCGAGCGCCATAAAAGACTTGGAATTAGAAGCAATTCAGGAGCTGGCCCTGATGCTTCAAAGGGCTAA
- the LOC113741613 gene encoding pentatricopeptide repeat-containing protein At3g16010-like, translated as MAAASSFCSRRAISTYPSLRQRFKQTENDIVRMFQLATPKDEAPNFAVSRPAIRKSRSKRTLDERFIRILKIFKWGSDAEKALEVLQLRVDHRLVREVLNIDVEINVKMQFFKWVGKRRNFEHDSTTYLALIHCLEEAGRVGEMWKTIQEMVRGPCVISPVDLSEIVRTLGRAKMVNKALTVFYQVKARKCNPTASTYNSMIMMLMQQGHHEKVYELYSEMCNEGNCLPDTVTYSVLISAFSKLGRDDSAIRLFDEMRENGLHPNSKIYTTVLGTYFKLGKVEKALRLVQEMKETGCAPTVYTYTELIKGLGRAGRVEEAYSVFLNVLKEGCELDVVLINNVINLLGKVGRLADALSVFEKMGSLKCTPNVVTYNTILKSLFQSKAPVSEISSWFEQMKASGVAPSSFTYSILIDGFCKTNRVEKALLLLEEMDEKGFPPCPAAYCSLINSLGKAKRYEAANELFQELKENSGSLSSRVYAVMIKHFGKCGHLPKAMDLFNEMNKVGCSPDVYSYNALMSGMVKAGMLDETLSLLRTMEENGCNPDINSYNIILNGLAKTGGPERAIEMFTRMKSSKIKPDAVSYNTILGSLSRAGMFEEAARLMKEMQVKGFEYDHITYSSILEAVGKIDEDRVHSTF; from the exons ATGGCAGCAGCCTCATCCTTTTGCTCAAGACGGGCTATATCTACCTACCCTTCTCTCAGACAGAGATTTAAGCAAACAG AAAATGATATTGTAAGGATGTTTCAGCTTGCAACTCCTAAAGATGAAGCGCCAAATTTTGCTGTGAGCCGACCAGCCATTAGAAAGAGCAGGTCTAAGAGGACATTGGATGAAAGGTTTATAAGGATTTTGAAAATATTCAAATGGGGTTCTGATGCAGAAAAGGCTCTTGAGGTGCTACAGCTTAGAGTGGATCATCGATTAGTTCGTGAGGTACTGAACATTGATGTGGAGATCAATGTTAAGATGCAGTTTTTCAAGTGGGTTGGCAAGAGAAGGAATTTTGAGCATGACTCCACCACTTACCTTGCTCTCATTCATTGTCTTGAGGAAGCTGGCAGGGTTGGCGAAATGTGGAAGACCATACAAGAAATGGTTCGAGGTCCTTGTGTAATCAGCCCTGTTGATCTGTCTGAAATAGTGAGAACTTTGGGCAGAGCTAAGATGGTCAACAAAGCCCTTACTGTCTTTTACCAGGTTAAAGCTCGCAAGTGCAATCCTACTGCAAGCACTTATAATTCTATGATCATGATGCTTATGCAACAAGGGCACCATGAGAAAGTTTATGAACTTTACAGTGAGATGTGTAATGAAGGCAACTGTTTGCCTGATACTGTAACATACAGTGTGCTGATATCAGCATTTAGTAAATTAGGTCGTGATGATTCTGCTATTAGGTTGTTTGATGAAATGAGGGAGAATGGTTTACATCCCAATTCAAAGATATATACGACTGTACTGGGGACttatttcaaattgggaaaagTTGAAAAGGCCTTAAGATTAGTCCAGGAGATGAAGGAGACTGGTTGTGCGCCAACTGTTTATACTTACACCGAGTTAATAAAGGGGCTTGGTAGAGCTGGTAGGGTTGAAGAAGCTTACTCTGTATTTCTTAATGTGTTAAAGGAAGGCTGTGAACTAGACGTTGTGCTCATAAACAATGTCATAAATTTGCTTGGCAAGGTAGGACGCTTGGCTGATGCTTTGAGCGTATTTGAAAAAATGGGATCTTTGAAGTGTACACCAAATGTGGTGACATATAATACTATTCTTAAATCATTGTTTCAATCTAAAGCCCCGGTATCTGAAATTTCATCATGGTTCGAGCAAATGAAGGCGAGTGGAGTGGCTCCTAGCTCCTTTACTTATTCAATTCTCATTGATGGATTTTGCAAGACAAATAGAGTGGAGAAAGCTCTGTTGCTGCTAGAGGAGATGGATGAGAAAGGTTTTCCCCCATGTCCAGCCGCCTACTGCAGCTTGATCAACAGTCTTGGAAAAGCAAAACGGTATGAAGCTGCGAATGAGTTGTTCCAAGAACTAAAGGAGAATTCTGGATCCTTGAGTTCGAGAGTATATGCTGTGATGATCAAGCACTTTGGCAAATGTGGACATTTGCCAAAGGCAATGGATCTTTTCAATGAGATGAATAAAGTTGGGTGCAGTCCTGATGTGTATTCTTATAATGCCCTCATGTCAGGGATGGTAAAGGCTGGCATGCTAGATGAAACTCTTTCCTTGCTTCGAACAATGGAGGAAAATGGTTGCAATCCAGACATAAATTCCTACAATATAATCCTGAATGGCTTGGCAAAGACTGGTGGCCCAGAAAGAGCAATCGAGATGTTCACAAGGATGAAAAGTTCGAAGATAAAGCCGGATGCAGTCTCCTACAATACCATTCTTGGTTCTCTAAGCCGTGCTGGTATGTTTGAGGAGGCTGCTAGGTTGATGAAGGAGATGCAAGTGAAAGGCTTTGAATATGATCATATAACATACTCTTCAATACTTGAAGCAGTCGGAAAGATCGATGAAGATCGCGTTCATTCCACTTTTTAG
- the LOC113741558 gene encoding heat shock 70 kDa protein 15-like: MSVVGFDFGNESGVVAVARQRGIDVVLNDESKRETPAVVCFGDKQRFLGTAGAASSMMNPKNTISQIKRLIGRPFSDPELQRDLKALPFTVTEGPDGFPLIHARYLGELRTFTPTQVLGMVFSDLKSIAQKNLNAAVVDCCIGIPVYFTDLQRRAVVDAATIAGLHPLRLIHETTATALAYGIYKTDLPENDQLNVAFVDIGHASMQVCIAGFKKGQLKILAHSFDRCLGGRDFDEVLFQHFAAKFKDEYKIDVFQNARACLRLRAACEKLKKMLSANPEAPLNIECLMDEKDVRGFIKREEFEQISIPILERVKKPLEMALAEAGLGVESIHAVEVVGSGSRVPAMIKILTDFFGKEPRRTMNASECVAKGAALQCAILSPTFKVREFQVNESFPFAIALSWKGSAPDAQNGAADNQQSTIVFPKGNPIPSVKALTFYRSGTFTVDVHYADVSELQAPAKISTYTIGPFQATKGERAKLKVKVRLNLHGIVSVESATLLEEEEVEVPVTKEPAKETAKMETDEVPSDAAPPSSTETDVNMQDTKGAAEAPGAENGVPDSGDKPVQMETDSKAEAPKKKVRKTNIPVSELVYGGLAAADVQKAVEKEFEMALQDRVMEETKDKKNAVESYVYDMRNKLNDRYHEFVMDPERGQFAAKLQETEDWLYEDGEDETKGVYIAKLEELKKQGDPIEERYKEFMERGSVIDQFIYCIGSYREAAMSNDPKFDHIDISEKQKVLNECVEAEAWLREKKQQQDALPKYANPVLLSADIRRKAEALDRSCRPIMTKPKPAKPAPETATTPPPSQGTQAQPQGGESPNPHSGQNSHANDGAGAGNEVPPESTEPMETDKSDTAPGAA; this comes from the exons ATGAGCGTGGTTGGGTTTGATTTTGGCAACGAGAGTGGTGTTGTTGCAGTTGCAAGACAAAGAGGGATTGATGTTGTTTTGAATGATGAATCGAAGCGCGAAACCCCTGCTGTTGTGTGCTTTGGAGATAAGCAGCGTTTCCTTGGGACAGCAGGGGCTGCGTCGAGTATGATGAATCCCAAGAACACAATTTCCCAAATAAAACGGTTGATTGGACGCCCATTTTCTGATCCTGAACTGCAACGTGATCTTAAGGCTTTGCCCTTTACTGTAACTGAAGGTCCTGATGGATTTCCTCTAATCCATGCAAGGTATTTGGGCGAATTGAGGACATTTACACCCACTCAAGTATTGGGAATGGTCTTTTCTGATCTGAAAAGCATAGCTCAGAAGAACTTGAATGCGGCAGTTGTTGATTGCTGTATTGGGATACCTGTCTATTTTACTGACCTCCAGAGAAGAGCTGTGGTGGATGCTGCTACTATTGCTGGTTTGCATCCACTTCGCCTTATTCATGAGACTACTGCTACTGCTTTGGCTTATGGTATTTACAAGACGGACTTACCTGAGAACGACCAGTTGAATGTTGCTTTTGTTGACATTGGGCATGCAAGTATGCAGGTGTGCATTGCTGGCTTCAAAAAAGGCCAGTTAAAGATATTGGCCCACTCATTTGACAGATGTCTTGGTGGCCGGGACTTTGATGAAGTCCTCTTCCAGCATTTTGCTGCAAAATTCAAGGATGAGTACAAGATTGATGTCTTCCAGAATGCTAGGGCTTGCCTTCGGCTTCGTGCTGCTTGTGAGAAGTTGAAAAAGATGCTAAGTGCAAATCCAGAGGCACCTTTGAATATTGAGTGCCTGATGGACGAGAAGGATGTCAGGGGTTTCATCAAGAGAGAGGAGTTTGAACAAATAAGTATACCAATTTTGGAACGTGTGAAGAAGCCATTGGAGATGGCTCTTGCAGAAGCTGGGCTAGGAGTTGAGAGCATTCATGCGGTCGAGGTAGTTGGTTCAGGCTCTCGAGTCCCTGCAATGATTAAGATCTTGACAGATTTCTTTGGAAAGGAGCCTAGGCGTACAATGAATGCGAGCGAGTGTGTTGCCAAAGGCGCAGCCCTGCAATGTGCCATACTTAGTCCAACATTTAAAGTGCGAGAATTCCAG GTGAACGAGAGCTTTCCTTTCGCAATTGCCTTGTCTTGGAAAGGTTCTGCCCCAGACGCCCAGAACGGAGCTGCAGATAATCAGCAAAGCACCATTGTTTTCCCCAAGGGGAATCCAATACCTAGTGTGAAGGCTTTGACGTTCTATAGATCTGGCACTTTCACAGTAGATGTTCATTATGCTGATGTTAGTGAGTTGCAGGCACCAGCAAAGATTAGCACTTACACG ATTGGACCATTCCAAGCAACAAAGGGAGAGCGAGCAAAATTGAAGGTCAAAGTACGCTTGAATTTGCATGGAATTGTTTCTGTTGAGTCAGCAACT ctTTTAGAAGAGGAGGAAGTGGAAGTTCCTGTTACTAAAGAGCCTGCAAAAGAAACAGCTAAGATGGAAACAGATGAGGTTCCATCTGATGCTGCTCCACCTAGTTCCACCGAAACTGATGTAAATATGCAAGATACTAAAGGTGCGGCTGAAGCTCCTGGAGCTGAAAATGGCGTTCCAGACTCCGGGGATAAACCTGTCCAAATGGAGACAGATTCAaag GCTGAAGCTCCTAAGAAAAAGGTGAGGAAGACCAATATACCTGTCTCAGAACTGGTGTATGGAGGACTGGCGGCTGCAGATGTGCAGAAAGCCGTGGAAAAGGAGTTTGAAATGGCTTTGCAAGATCGTGTTATGGAAGAAACAAAGGACAAGAAGAATGCTGTTGAGTCCTATGTTTATGACATGAGGAATAAG CTCAACGACAGATATCACGAGTTTGTCATGGACCCGGAGAGAGGGCAGTTTGCTGCTAAACTTCAGGAGACAGAAGATTGGTTGTATGAAGATGGGGAAGATGAAACAAAAGGTGTTTATATAGCAAAGCTTGAGGAACTCAAGAAG CAAGGTGACCCAATTGAGGAGCGTTACAAGGAATTTATGGAGAGAGGCTCTGTGATTGATCAATTTATTTATTGCATCGGTAGTTATAGAGAAGCAGCAATGTCAAATGATCCTAAGTTTGATCACATCGATATTTCAGAAAAGCAGAAG GTCTTAAATGAATGTGTGGAAGCAGAGGCTTGGTTGAGAGAGAAAAAGCAACAGCAGGATGCGCTTCCCAAGTATGCTAATCCTGTTCTCCTGTCAGCTGATATCAGAAGGAAAGCTGAAGCACTAGACAG GTCTTGCAGGCCTATAATGACAAAACCAAAGCCAGCCAAGCCAGCTCCTGAAACTGCAACAACACCACCACCATCCCAAGGAACTCAGGCGCAACCTCAAGGTGGTGAGAGTCCCAATCCACACTCCGGCCAAAATAGCCATGCCAATGATGGTGCTGGAGCTGGTAATGAAGTACCACCAGAATCTACGGAGCCAATGGAAACAGACAAATCTGATACAGCACCTGGGGCTGCATAA
- the LOC113742442 gene encoding uncharacterized protein isoform X2, which produces MNYSRVQNFRKNQKQHISTKAAAMLQNQMIRRSSSSDLSEICSIGSGSSLESLASLASDSGNSFSSGTPPSALKSSDHPPKIPFQKQKAALGNKKMGKPGFLSLLADKEVRPFQNKHIILSYRLQHYERPSGVSLPIETKTTSEKSGDEIPEASNPDDKPLKNPTSKNGQGPIQFGTSQGLKFRHESPCVFALRSWEQSSAPPQSVFSDYDLFSRPESAPSSEIKGHAIINPEGNACFRPLTFCTVHKSAGVLRLKDIQDSECYSRLEVKIPVHKVTHWFNDCILKFPPIHTTLIVFKPPSKDQKAMEDFSSVAPPPPPPPPPLKANPNASWTKNAKLQVNFLRGDAWFCSEECRQSSAIKDLELEAIQELALMLQRAKIKQANRAKAVKESEVASGKDKNKGKGKGIFFIG; this is translated from the exons ATGAATTATTCAAGAGTTCAAAACTTCCGGAAGAACCAAAAGCAGCATATTTCTACTAAAGCAGCTGCTATGCTGCAGAACCAGATGATTCGGAGGAGCTCATCTTCTGATCTGTCAGAAATTTGCTCAATTGGTTCTGGAAGTTCACTGGAGTCTCTGGCCTCCTTGGCCAGTGATTCAGGCAACAGCTTTTCCTCTGGTACACCTCCATCTGCTCTGAAGTCTTCTGATCATCCACCAAAAATTCCATTTCAGAAGCAGAAAGCTGCACTAGGAAATAAGAAGATGGGAAAACCAGGCTTCCTGAGTTTACTAGCTGACAAGGAGGTCCGACCATTCCAGAACAAGCATATTATTCTCAGCTACCGGCTTCAACATTATGAGAGACCGTCAGGTGTTTCCTTACCCATCGAAACGAAAACAACTTCTGAGAAAAGTGGTGATGAAATCCCTGAAGCATCAAATCCTGATgataaacccttgaaaaacccTACATCCAAAAATGGTCAGGGCCCAATCCAGTTTGGTACCAGCCAAGGCTTAAAATTTCGTCATGAATCCCCTTGTGTGTTTGCACTCAGAAGCTGGGAACAGTCATCAGCACCACCACAAAGTGTCTTTTCCGATTATGATCTGTTTTCCAGACCAGAATCTGCGCCTAGTTCTGAAATAAAAGGCCATGCTATCATAAACCCTGAGGGCAATGCATGTTTTCGCCCACTAACATTTTGCACTGTTCATAAATCTGCAGGTGTGCTAAGGCTAAAAGACATCCAGGATTCAGAATGCTATAGTCGACTGGAAGTTAAAATTCCAGTCCATAAAGTAACTCACTGGTTTAATGACTGCATCCTTAAATTTCCACCAATTCATACTACGTTGATTGTTTTCAAGCCGCCGAGCAAAGACCAAAAGGCTATGGAGGACTTTAGTTCTGttgctcctcctcctcctccaccacctccaccactgAAAGCTAATCCAAATGCGTCCTGGACCAAAAATGCAAAACTTCAGGTGAACTTCTTAAG GGGCGATGCATGGTTTTGCAGCGAAGAATGCCGCCAGTCGAGCGCCATAAAAGACTTGGAATTAGAAGCAATTCAGGAGCTGGCCCTGATGCTTCAAAGGGCTAAGATTAAGCAGGCTAACAGGGCCAAAGCAGTAAAAGAAAGTGAAGTCGCTTCAGGCAAGGACAAGAACAAGGGCAAGGGGAAAGGCATCTTTTTCATCGGATGA
- the LOC113742651 gene encoding trihelix transcription factor ENAP1-like codes for MDDTEDDARYPPNTYGMSQGYGSSNRQKLPVRNAGQNVINRYVEDDDVDDEEEEVEDEEEDDDNEENGVQRVERDEFDDDNEDDDDDDYGDMQRHPKKRKLKSLLSSYEFAPRVPATSAAPVPVPKPSFGGRNAVADWSEHETFILLDAWGDKFLQHGRKSLRSEEWQEVAEKVSQQSKIDRTDTQCRNRLDTLKKKYKKEKAKLGETVNFVSKWVYFQKMDMLLSSPPQQAGLSCGVDSGEYVFMNPGEYLNRSNGLDEMRDSPGISESAEAEEDDSEGLPPKRTKTVRDRGNGASFKLLADSIEKFSEIYEKIENSKRQQILELEKMRMDFHRELELQKRQILERAQAEIAKIRQGDDEDNDVSAENISR; via the coding sequence ATGGATGACACTGAGGATGATGCTAGATACCCACCAAATACTTATGGTATGAGTCAGGGTTATGGCTCGTCTAATCGCCAAAAGCTTCCTGTTCGAAATGCTGGTCAGAATGTGATTAATCGATATGTTGAGGATGACGATGTTGATGATGAAGAGGAAGAGGTTgaggatgaagaagaagatgatgacaATGAAGAAAATGGGGTTCAACGAGTAGAGAGAGATGAATTTGATGATGACAATGAGGATGATGACGATGATGATTATGGTGATATGCAGAGGCACCCCAAGAAGAGGAAGCTTAAGAGCTTGTTGTCGAGTTATGAGTTTGCACCTCGAGTCCCAGCAACATCAGCAGCACCTGTTCCTGTGCCGAAGCCATCATTTGGAGGCCGAAACGCAGTTGCTGATTGGAGTGAGCATGAAACATTCATTTTACTGGATGCTTGGGGTGACAAGTTTCTCCAGCATGGGAGGAAGAGTCTTCGGTCTGAGGAGTGGCAAGAAGTTGCAGAGAAGGTTTCCCAGCAGTCGAAAATTGATAGGACAGACACTCAATGCCGAAACCGTTTGGATACACTGAAGAAGAAGTACAAAAAGGAGAAGGCAAAATTGGGAGAGactgtgaattttgtgagtaaaTGGGTCTATTTTCAGAAAATGGATATGTTGCTGTCATCGCCTCCTCAGCAAGCTGGCCTTTCATGTGGAGTGGACTCGGGGGAGTATGTTTTCATGAACCCTGGGGAGTATCTCAACCGTTCAAATGGACTGGACGAGATGAGGGATAGCCCAGGAATTTCTGAGTCAGCTGAGGCTGAGGAGGATGATTCTGAGGGCCTGCCACCCAAGAGAACGAAGACTGTGAGGGACAGAGGGAATGGAGCTTCCTTTAAGTTACTTGCAGATTCCATTGAGAAATTTAGTGAGATATATGAAAAGATTGAAAACAGTAAGAGGCAGCAGATACTGGAACTCGAGAAGATGAGAATGGACTTCCATAGAGAATTGGAATTACAAAAGAGGCAGATCCTGGAGAGAGCTCAGGCAGAGATTGCTAAAATTCGACAAGGTGATGATGAAGACAATGATGTGTCTGCTGAGAATATCAGTAGGTGA